Proteins encoded in a region of the Gulosibacter sediminis genome:
- a CDS encoding LacI family DNA-binding transcriptional regulator, translating into MAADRVTIPQLARELGVSVGTVSSALSGTGRVAPATRQRVIDHAAARGYRKNSAARNLKVGATQAIELHLPRNARHLSFYIDFAFGVVDAAAAAGLDVLLTTADRPRSGGLLAADGAVFIDAEEDSERLRELIAFGVPVVAADGAPVSGPHPNLSIDIDYDEVMGQLLRSAFASGARRPMLIAPDLSLASSWRDRVTAAFEGWCERLGVPAAVRMFPVNGPDADIVALVRGELEQPDAPDSMIFAGQRLAAVCSAALRLGYADSAVPWIASCAGDPLSEVNAPQISALDTQPHEFGRRSGEALAALISAGQLSSATHEVWPTRIAWAEHWQRVD; encoded by the coding sequence ATGGCCGCCGACCGAGTCACGATTCCCCAGCTTGCCCGCGAGCTCGGCGTGAGCGTCGGCACCGTGTCGAGCGCGCTGAGCGGCACCGGCAGGGTGGCGCCGGCAACGCGGCAGCGCGTGATCGACCACGCCGCGGCCCGGGGCTACCGCAAGAACTCGGCGGCGCGAAATTTAAAGGTCGGGGCGACGCAGGCGATCGAGCTGCACCTGCCGCGCAACGCCCGGCACCTCTCGTTCTACATCGACTTCGCGTTTGGCGTCGTCGACGCGGCCGCCGCCGCGGGGCTGGATGTGCTGCTCACGACCGCGGATCGGCCCCGCTCGGGCGGCCTGCTCGCGGCCGACGGCGCCGTATTCATCGACGCCGAGGAGGACTCGGAGCGCCTCCGCGAGCTCATCGCCTTTGGGGTACCGGTGGTCGCGGCCGATGGCGCGCCCGTGTCCGGACCGCACCCGAACCTGTCGATCGACATCGACTACGACGAGGTCATGGGCCAGCTGCTGCGCTCGGCGTTCGCGTCGGGGGCGCGCCGGCCGATGCTCATCGCGCCCGATCTCTCGCTCGCGTCGTCGTGGCGCGACCGCGTGACGGCCGCGTTCGAGGGCTGGTGCGAGCGGCTCGGAGTGCCGGCAGCGGTGCGGATGTTCCCCGTCAACGGGCCGGATGCCGACATCGTCGCCCTCGTGCGTGGCGAGCTTGAGCAGCCGGATGCGCCCGACTCGATGATCTTCGCCGGCCAGCGGCTCGCCGCGGTGTGCTCGGCCGCCCTGCGCCTCGGCTACGCCGATTCCGCCGTGCCCTGGATCGCCTCGTGCGCTGGCGACCCGCTCAGCGAGGTGAATGCGCCGCAGATCTCGGCGCTCGATACCCAGCCGCACGAGTTTGGTCGCCGGTCGGGCGAGGCGCTCGCGGCACTCATTTCCGCGGGCCAGCTATCGTCGGCCACGCACGAGGTGTGGCCGACCCGCATCGCCTGGGCAGAGCACTGGCAACGGGTCGACTAA
- the topA gene encoding type I DNA topoisomerase, producing the protein MSHKLVIVESPTKVKSISKYLGDDYTVMASVGHIRDLIEPKNLPAEQKKGSLGKFSVDVENGFEPFYVVSDAKKKTVTELKRALKDSDELILATDEDREGEAIAWHLLEVLKPKVPVKRMVFHEITQEAIEAARDKTRDIDDHLVDAQETRRILDRLYGYEISPVLWRKVGPGLSAGRVQSAATRLIVDRERERLAFIAASYWGVEADLAASGQAFGVRLTRVDGSRVATGRDFDDHGQLTGDATILTEPTATALADALAAGNIDVTVSNIESKPYTRRPAAPFTTSTLQQEASRKLGFSARQTMSVAQSLYENGHITYMRTDSPNLSAQALNAARSQARELYGAETVPEKPRFYGSKSKNAQEAHEAIRPAGSEFSRPRELSGVNDNERKLYDLIWKRTVASQMADAKGQTQTITFAGAAHELPDAAGTLTKISTEYQVSGTVITFRGFLAAYEEGRDETRNSQDASDGNAKLPELTTGAQVDVAGAEAKPHETTPPPRYTEASLVKVLDDLGIGRPSTYASIIATIQDRGYVNRRGNALVPSWTAFSVVRLLEDHFTDLVEYDFTAQMESDLDAIASGEQDRVEWLDGFYFGNDDHPGLRRVVDNLGDIDARAINSTRLTDTATLRIGRYGPYIEVAQGEGEDPRRINVPEELAPDELTADKVQELIDAPVAGDRVLGQDPESGHDIVVKDGRFGPYVSEIIPEPEQPEGAKRKKAAPKPRTASLFKSMSPDTLTFEQALQLLSLPRVVGTDEESGNDITAQNGRYGAYLKKGTDTRSLPDEESIFSIDLAGAQELFAQPKYANRQSKTVILDFAEPDPVSGKVVKVKDGRFGPYVTDGETNVTVPRGQDAATITFARAVEMIAEKRAKGPAKKRTTVAKKPAAKKTTTARKTTTAKKPAAKKTTAAKTTAAKKPATTRATKTTTESAE; encoded by the coding sequence GTGTCGCACAAGCTCGTCATCGTCGAGTCACCCACCAAGGTCAAGAGCATCTCGAAGTACCTGGGCGACGACTACACGGTGATGGCATCGGTCGGTCACATTCGCGACCTGATCGAGCCAAAGAACCTCCCCGCCGAGCAGAAGAAGGGCTCGCTGGGTAAATTCTCGGTCGATGTCGAGAACGGCTTCGAACCGTTCTACGTCGTCAGCGACGCGAAGAAGAAGACCGTCACCGAGCTCAAGCGGGCGCTCAAGGATTCCGACGAACTCATCCTCGCAACCGATGAAGACCGCGAGGGCGAGGCCATCGCGTGGCACCTGCTTGAGGTGCTCAAGCCCAAGGTGCCGGTCAAGCGCATGGTCTTCCACGAAATCACGCAGGAGGCGATCGAGGCCGCCCGCGACAAGACCCGCGACATCGACGACCACCTCGTCGACGCGCAGGAGACCCGCCGCATCCTCGACCGCCTCTACGGCTACGAGATCTCGCCCGTGCTCTGGCGCAAGGTCGGCCCGGGCCTGAGCGCCGGCCGTGTGCAGTCGGCCGCGACCCGCCTCATCGTCGACCGCGAGCGTGAGCGCCTCGCATTCATCGCCGCGAGCTACTGGGGCGTCGAGGCCGACCTCGCCGCATCCGGCCAGGCCTTCGGCGTGCGCCTCACGCGCGTCGACGGCAGCCGCGTCGCCACCGGCCGCGACTTCGACGACCACGGCCAGCTCACTGGCGACGCGACGATCCTCACCGAGCCGACCGCGACGGCCCTCGCTGACGCGCTCGCGGCGGGCAACATCGACGTCACCGTCTCGAACATCGAGTCGAAGCCGTACACCCGCCGCCCCGCCGCGCCGTTCACGACGTCGACGCTGCAGCAGGAGGCCTCGCGCAAGCTCGGCTTCTCGGCCCGCCAGACGATGTCGGTCGCCCAGTCGCTCTACGAAAATGGGCACATTACCTATATGCGTACCGACTCGCCGAACCTGTCGGCGCAGGCGCTCAACGCGGCCCGCAGCCAGGCTCGCGAACTCTACGGCGCCGAGACGGTGCCCGAGAAGCCGCGCTTCTACGGCTCGAAGTCAAAGAACGCGCAGGAGGCGCACGAGGCGATTCGCCCCGCGGGCAGCGAGTTCTCGCGCCCGCGTGAGCTGAGCGGCGTCAACGACAACGAGCGCAAGCTCTACGACCTCATCTGGAAGCGCACCGTCGCGAGCCAGATGGCCGACGCGAAGGGCCAGACCCAGACCATTACGTTCGCGGGCGCCGCCCACGAGCTGCCGGATGCGGCGGGCACGTTGACGAAGATCTCCACCGAATATCAGGTGTCGGGCACCGTCATCACTTTCCGTGGCTTCCTCGCCGCGTACGAGGAGGGCCGCGACGAGACCCGCAACTCGCAGGACGCGAGCGACGGCAACGCGAAGCTGCCCGAGCTCACGACCGGCGCGCAGGTCGACGTCGCGGGCGCCGAGGCGAAGCCGCACGAGACGACTCCGCCGCCGCGCTACACCGAAGCGAGCCTCGTCAAGGTGCTCGACGACCTCGGCATCGGCCGCCCGTCGACGTACGCGTCGATCATTGCGACGATCCAAGACCGCGGTTACGTGAACCGTCGTGGCAACGCGCTTGTGCCGAGCTGGACCGCCTTCAGCGTCGTGCGCCTGCTCGAAGACCACTTCACCGACTTGGTTGAGTATGACTTCACGGCGCAGATGGAGTCCGACCTCGACGCCATCGCCTCGGGCGAGCAGGACCGCGTCGAGTGGCTCGACGGCTTCTACTTCGGCAACGACGACCACCCGGGCCTGCGCCGGGTCGTCGACAACCTCGGTGACATCGACGCACGAGCGATCAACTCGACGCGCCTCACCGACACGGCGACGCTGCGCATCGGCCGTTACGGCCCGTACATCGAGGTCGCGCAGGGCGAGGGCGAAGACCCGCGCCGCATCAATGTGCCCGAAGAACTCGCGCCCGACGAGCTCACCGCCGACAAGGTGCAGGAGCTCATCGACGCGCCCGTTGCCGGCGACCGCGTGCTCGGCCAAGACCCCGAGTCGGGCCACGACATCGTGGTGAAAGACGGGCGCTTCGGCCCCTACGTCTCCGAGATCATTCCCGAACCCGAGCAGCCCGAGGGCGCGAAGCGCAAGAAGGCCGCGCCGAAGCCGCGCACCGCATCCCTCTTCAAGTCGATGTCGCCCGACACGCTCACGTTTGAGCAGGCCCTGCAGCTACTGAGCCTGCCGCGCGTCGTCGGCACCGACGAGGAGTCGGGCAACGACATCACCGCGCAGAACGGCCGCTACGGCGCCTACCTCAAGAAGGGCACCGACACGCGTTCGCTGCCCGACGAGGAATCGATCTTCTCGATCGACCTCGCGGGCGCGCAGGAGCTCTTCGCGCAGCCGAAGTACGCGAACCGCCAGTCGAAGACCGTCATTCTCGACTTCGCCGAGCCCGACCCCGTGTCGGGCAAGGTCGTCAAGGTGAAGGACGGCCGATTCGGTCCGTACGTCACCGACGGCGAGACGAACGTCACGGTGCCGCGCGGGCAGGACGCCGCGACGATCACCTTCGCGCGCGCCGTCGAGATGATTGCCGAAAAGCGGGCGAAGGGCCCGGCTAAGAAGCGCACCA
- a CDS encoding APC family permease, translating to MTTNQPQLKRAMGTPTLLMFGIAYMVPLTIFSTYGVVSDITGGRLPLAYIVTTIAMLFTALSYASIVRRLPTAGSAYGYARQAFGRGVGFVTGWGLMVDYMLLPMLNYMLVGLYVNSQFPDVPVWLVIVLAIALVTVLNIIGIEVVRNINVLLVAFQVLFLVFFVVLALGKFSPDASATAPFAFAPDFATVVAGSAILALSFLGFDAVSTLAEEAKDARRTVPRAVLLTVVVGGVMFVFVSWIGAMVWPDPATFENLDTAPNELFGLVGGSALQAFFLAAYIVGCVASALSSQASTSRVLYSMGRDRMLPQPLFGKINARFQTPSNAILVVAAVSLLALVLPLDTVISVVSFGALAAFSMVNLAVIKFFLIDAKERGAKAIVLYGVLPAVGFGLTMWLWFSLSAEALTVGLVWVAIGIIYLAVISKGFRKIPDSSIDTKAIMHLDERERAELERDA from the coding sequence ATGACCACGAACCAGCCGCAGCTCAAGCGAGCGATGGGCACCCCGACCCTGCTCATGTTCGGCATCGCCTACATGGTGCCGCTCACGATCTTCAGCACCTACGGTGTCGTCAGCGACATCACCGGCGGCCGCCTGCCGCTCGCCTACATCGTGACGACCATCGCGATGCTCTTCACAGCGCTGAGCTACGCGAGCATTGTGCGCCGTCTGCCGACCGCTGGCAGCGCCTACGGCTACGCGCGCCAGGCGTTCGGCCGCGGCGTCGGCTTCGTCACCGGTTGGGGCCTCATGGTCGACTACATGCTGCTGCCGATGCTCAACTACATGCTCGTCGGGCTCTACGTAAACAGCCAGTTCCCGGATGTACCGGTGTGGCTCGTCATCGTGCTCGCGATCGCGCTCGTCACGGTGCTCAATATCATCGGCATCGAGGTCGTGCGCAACATCAACGTGCTGCTCGTCGCGTTCCAGGTGCTGTTCCTCGTCTTCTTCGTGGTGCTCGCCCTCGGCAAGTTCTCGCCCGACGCGAGCGCGACCGCACCCTTCGCGTTTGCGCCCGACTTCGCGACCGTGGTCGCGGGCTCGGCGATCCTCGCGCTCTCGTTCCTCGGATTCGACGCGGTCTCGACCCTCGCCGAAGAGGCGAAGGATGCGCGCCGCACGGTTCCGCGCGCGGTGCTGCTCACCGTCGTGGTCGGTGGCGTGATGTTCGTGTTCGTCTCATGGATCGGCGCCATGGTCTGGCCCGACCCTGCGACGTTCGAAAACCTCGACACGGCACCGAACGAGCTGTTCGGCCTCGTCGGCGGCTCGGCGCTGCAGGCATTCTTCCTCGCCGCCTACATCGTCGGCTGTGTCGCGAGCGCCCTAAGTTCACAGGCCTCGACCTCGCGCGTGCTCTATTCGATGGGTCGCGACCGGATGCTGCCACAGCCGCTGTTCGGCAAAATCAACGCGCGTTTTCAGACGCCGAGCAACGCGATTCTCGTGGTCGCGGCGGTCTCACTGCTTGCCCTCGTGCTGCCCCTCGACACCGTGATCTCGGTCGTGAGCTTCGGTGCCCTCGCCGCCTTCTCGATGGTGAACCTCGCGGTCATCAAGTTCTTCCTCATCGACGCGAAGGAACGCGGCGCGAAGGCGATCGTGCTCTATGGCGTGCTGCCGGCCGTCGGTTTCGGGCTCACGATGTGGCTCTGGTTCTCGCTCAGCGCAGAGGCACTCACGGTCGGTCTCGTCTGGGTCGCGATCGGCATCATCTATCTCGCGGTGATCTCGAAGGGATTCCGCAAGATCCCCGATTCGAGCATCGACACGAAGGCGATCATGCACCTCGACGAGCGCGAGCGCGCCGAGCTCGAACGCGACGCGTAG
- a CDS encoding amidohydrolase: MTTATTLFRARTVRSPERVLGDTVAVADGQIAAVGEWEELRRAHTDAEVLEYPGATITAGLIDGHSHPIWGLAMARGVDLTGLETRPEIIAALTSGAADLPEGEWLFGWGLAPNALEGPVDNTTIHEAVGPDLPVYLMLFDAHSALLSDAALREVGVTEPHRTVDGGGFTARADGRLSGHALEFAAMGEIADLVPQEPLTTRADKLDALLHGMAATGLTSLVVADAQGGDAVTDVLEELERRGELPLRLRIAPWCTPDLSELQVRELVAGLGRHGRRWRYEGVKLFIDGTIDNGTAWLHEPDTEGEGRAGFWHDPQTYAARIQLLHSLGVPTLTHAIGDRGVRFVAETLAALPKTGVQHRIEHLELADDETVAILAEHNIAVCVQPTHCTLFVHPDQGDSWSQRLGEPRNQQGFRTGDFAAAGIVQALASDWPVAPYDPRITFADAQLRHPHDQDSPAVGAQQALTPEQILAGYTTAGRASIGETGSGLRPGEPADLTIWAADPITASPHDVADIRILATTLDGVVVAQYASSKGTTA, translated from the coding sequence ATGACGACTGCCACCACCCTGTTCCGTGCACGCACCGTGCGGTCGCCCGAGCGCGTGCTCGGCGACACCGTCGCAGTCGCCGACGGCCAGATCGCCGCGGTCGGGGAGTGGGAGGAGCTCCGCAGGGCGCATACCGACGCCGAGGTGCTCGAGTACCCTGGCGCCACGATCACGGCGGGCCTCATCGACGGCCACAGCCACCCCATTTGGGGCCTCGCAATGGCCCGCGGCGTCGACCTCACCGGCCTCGAGACGCGGCCAGAGATCATCGCGGCACTCACGAGCGGCGCGGCAGACCTCCCCGAGGGCGAGTGGCTCTTCGGCTGGGGCCTCGCCCCGAACGCGCTCGAGGGCCCGGTCGACAACACGACCATCCACGAGGCGGTCGGCCCCGACCTGCCCGTCTACCTCATGCTCTTCGACGCCCACTCGGCGCTGCTCTCCGACGCGGCGCTGCGCGAGGTCGGCGTCACCGAGCCCCACCGCACCGTCGACGGCGGCGGCTTCACGGCGCGCGCCGACGGCCGGCTCTCGGGCCACGCGCTCGAGTTCGCGGCGATGGGAGAAATCGCCGACCTCGTGCCGCAGGAGCCGCTCACGACGCGGGCCGACAAGCTCGACGCGCTGCTGCACGGCATGGCCGCGACCGGCCTCACCTCGCTCGTCGTGGCGGATGCGCAGGGCGGCGACGCGGTCACCGACGTGCTCGAGGAACTCGAGCGCCGCGGTGAACTGCCGTTGCGCCTGCGCATCGCGCCGTGGTGCACACCCGACCTCAGCGAGCTGCAGGTGCGCGAGCTCGTCGCTGGCCTCGGCCGGCATGGTCGCCGCTGGCGCTACGAGGGCGTGAAGCTGTTCATCGACGGCACGATCGACAACGGCACCGCGTGGCTGCACGAACCCGACACCGAGGGCGAGGGTCGCGCCGGCTTCTGGCATGACCCGCAGACCTACGCCGCGCGCATCCAGCTGCTGCACTCGCTCGGCGTGCCGACCCTGACCCACGCGATCGGCGATCGAGGCGTGCGCTTCGTCGCTGAGACGCTCGCGGCGCTGCCGAAGACCGGCGTGCAGCACCGCATCGAGCACCTCGAGCTCGCCGACGACGAGACCGTCGCGATTCTCGCCGAGCACAACATCGCGGTGTGCGTGCAGCCGACGCACTGCACGCTCTTCGTGCATCCCGACCAGGGCGACTCGTGGTCGCAGCGCCTCGGCGAGCCCCGCAACCAGCAAGGCTTCCGCACGGGCGACTTCGCGGCGGCTGGCATCGTGCAGGCGCTCGCGAGCGACTGGCCGGTCGCGCCGTACGACCCGCGCATCACCTTCGCGGATGCGCAGCTCCGGCACCCGCACGACCAAGACAGCCCGGCGGTCGGCGCGCAGCAGGCCCTGACACCAGAGCAGATCCTCGCGGGCTACACGACCGCCGGTCGCGCATCCATCGGCGAGACCGGCAGCGGTCTGCGGCCGGGCGAACCCGCCGACCTCACTATCTGGGCCGCCGACCCCATCACCGCGTCACCACACGATGTCGCCGACATTCGCATCCTTGCCACCACACTCGACGGCGTCGTGGTGGCGCAGTACGCATCTTCGAAAGGTACGACGGCATGA